Proteins co-encoded in one Candidatus Thiodictyon syntrophicum genomic window:
- a CDS encoding DUF2442 domain-containing protein, whose translation MTGSVKGKAVHFDDRFLHVELEDGRIISTPMLWYTDLQSATMRELKNCVFICHGTGIEWPDLDYHLSIESMLAFHSERQAA comes from the coding sequence ATGACTGGTTCCGTCAAAGGTAAAGCTGTCCACTTCGATGATCGCTTCCTTCATGTCGAGTTGGAGGATGGCAGAATCATCTCGACCCCGATGCTGTGGTATACCGATCTCCAGTCGGCGACCATGCGTGAACTGAAGAATTGTGTCTTCATCTGTCATGGCACCGGCATCGAGTGGCCCGATCTGGACTACCATTTGAGCATTGAAAGCATGCTTGCCTTTCATTCTGAAAGACAAGCCGCCTAG
- a CDS encoding DUF4160 domain-containing protein — protein MPTLLLRDGFKFFFYANEHEPKHVHVAKAEDYAKVELSTFRVVSNFMKPQDLMKALQIIRENNDAFEATWDDWFRQR, from the coding sequence ATGCCGACATTGCTTCTAAGAGACGGCTTCAAGTTTTTCTTTTATGCCAACGAGCACGAGCCGAAGCATGTCCATGTGGCGAAGGCGGAGGACTATGCGAAAGTTGAACTTTCAACTTTTCGCGTCGTCAGCAACTTCATGAAACCGCAAGACCTGATGAAGGCCCTTCAGATCATTCGAGAAAACAACGATGCATTCGAGGCAACATGGGATGACTGGTTCCGTCAAAGGTAA